A single genomic interval of Shewanella halotolerans harbors:
- a CDS encoding RidA family protein — translation MAEKIIIATDKAPQAIGTYSQAVKVGSTVYLSGQIPLNPETMQMVSDEFEAQVVQVFDNLTAVCEAAGGSLKDIVKLNIFMTDLANFATVNEIMGRYFEQPYPARAAIGVKQLPKDSLVEMDGVMEL, via the coding sequence ATCATTGCAACCGACAAGGCCCCACAGGCGATCGGCACCTATTCTCAAGCTGTTAAAGTTGGCAGCACAGTCTATCTGTCTGGCCAGATCCCGCTGAATCCAGAAACCATGCAGATGGTCAGCGACGAGTTTGAAGCCCAGGTCGTACAGGTGTTCGACAACCTGACTGCCGTGTGTGAAGCCGCCGGTGGCAGCCTGAAGGATATTGTGAAGCTTAACATCTTCATGACAGATCTGGCCAACTTCGCCACGGTAAACGAGATCATGGGTCGCTACTTCGAGCAGCCATATCCTGCCCGCGCCGCCATAGGTGTTAAGCAGCTGCCGAAAGACTCGCTGGTCGAGATGGATGGTGTGATGGAGCTGTAA
- a CDS encoding AMP-binding protein, which yields MDSLFKSPVDMLHHWAEQYGDSTYLKQPINGQYVNYSWREVQQKMQQIAGALRHLGLEPGDKVAVLSKNCAEWFITDLALMHGGYISVPIYPTANADTIRYVLEHSESKAIFIGKLDYWADQEAGVGGDILRLAMPYDTMPAQYQWDTLLKLGHPLVEVESPTPEQIMTIIYTSGSTGKPKGAIQTFASYEWTCRAVVRDLKTDVEDRLLSYLPLAHITERVAIEGSSFYSGSSVAFVESLDSFVADVQRARPTVFFSVPRLWSLFQKNIIDKIGYTKLNILLKIPFVSSLVKKKIHQGLGLEHCHLLGSGSAPIPPSLIAWYHKIGLNICEAWGMTENSAYSIINHPFDASKIGTVGRAVEGCSVKRGDNGELLVKSPGLMSGYYKQPEVTQASFDEDGYFRTGDLCSIDADGCVTITGRVKDNFKTAKGKYVAPVPIERKLAQDPHVELICIIGSGLPHPVALVQLSEGAALQPKEEVRASLKATLDSINPNLESHETVDAIIVVSEPWDVDNDVLTPTLKIKRHVLEQRFSAKVEGQRGGVVRWEDEL from the coding sequence ATGGACTCACTATTCAAATCACCGGTCGACATGTTGCACCACTGGGCCGAGCAATATGGCGACAGCACCTACCTGAAACAACCCATAAACGGTCAATACGTTAACTACAGCTGGCGCGAAGTGCAGCAGAAGATGCAGCAGATCGCCGGCGCCCTGCGTCACCTCGGCCTAGAGCCGGGCGACAAGGTGGCAGTGTTATCGAAGAACTGCGCCGAGTGGTTCATTACCGATCTGGCGCTGATGCATGGCGGCTATATCAGCGTGCCCATCTATCCTACCGCCAATGCCGACACCATACGCTACGTGCTGGAACACAGCGAGTCGAAGGCGATCTTTATCGGCAAGCTGGACTACTGGGCCGATCAGGAGGCAGGGGTCGGTGGCGACATACTGCGACTGGCCATGCCATACGACACCATGCCGGCGCAATACCAGTGGGACACACTGCTCAAGCTGGGCCACCCCTTGGTCGAGGTGGAATCTCCGACACCCGAGCAGATCATGACCATCATCTACACCTCGGGCTCGACCGGTAAGCCTAAGGGAGCGATTCAGACCTTCGCCAGCTACGAGTGGACCTGCCGCGCCGTGGTGCGGGATCTCAAGACAGATGTGGAAGACAGGCTGCTCTCCTACCTGCCGCTGGCCCATATTACCGAGCGTGTCGCCATCGAAGGTTCTTCCTTCTATTCCGGCAGCAGTGTCGCCTTCGTCGAGAGTCTCGACAGCTTCGTTGCCGACGTGCAGCGAGCCAGACCGACCGTCTTCTTCTCAGTGCCCCGCCTGTGGAGCCTGTTTCAGAAGAATATCATCGACAAGATTGGCTATACCAAGCTCAACATACTGCTGAAGATCCCCTTCGTCAGCTCGCTGGTGAAGAAGAAGATCCATCAAGGGTTGGGCCTCGAACATTGTCACCTGCTCGGTTCGGGCTCTGCGCCTATCCCGCCTTCGTTGATCGCCTGGTATCACAAGATTGGCCTGAACATCTGTGAAGCCTGGGGCATGACGGAAAACAGCGCCTACTCCATCATCAACCACCCCTTCGATGCCAGCAAGATAGGCACGGTCGGGCGCGCGGTAGAAGGTTGTAGCGTCAAGCGGGGCGACAACGGCGAGCTGCTGGTCAAGAGCCCAGGCCTGATGAGCGGCTACTACAAGCAGCCGGAAGTCACCCAGGCCAGCTTCGACGAGGATGGTTATTTCCGCACCGGCGATCTCTGCTCAATCGACGCCGATGGCTGCGTCACCATCACGGGCCGGGTCAAAGACAACTTCAAGACCGCCAAGGGCAAGTATGTCGCCCCAGTACCTATCGAGCGTAAGCTGGCCCAGGATCCCCATGTGGAGCTGATCTGCATCATAGGCTCAGGCCTGCCTCATCCGGTTGCCCTGGTACAGCTCTCCGAGGGCGCAGCCTTGCAGCCCAAGGAAGAGGTGCGCGCCTCACTCAAGGCGACCCTGGACAGCATCAACCCTAACCTGGAATCGCACGAAACCGTCGATGCCATCATAGTGGTGAGCGAGCCCTGGGATGTAGATAACGACGTGTTGACACCGACCCTGAAGATCAAGCGCCATGTGCTGGAGCAGAGATTCAGCGCCAAGGTCGAAGGCCAGCGCGGCGGCGTGGTGCGTTGGGAAGACGAGCTCTAA
- the trmH gene encoding tRNA (guanosine(18)-2'-O)-methyltransferase TrmH, with amino-acid sequence MSPERFKRINQMLDNRQTDLTLCLDKVHKTNNIAAVIRTADAVGIHQIHAVWPDIEMRVSGNTASGSQQWVKTIKHYHMDEAAAQFKAAGMQILATNFSETAVDFRDIDYTKPTVVIMGNERDGVSEEGLAIADQQIIIPMIGMVQSLNVSVASALVMYEAQRQRAQAGMYGQRTLDDAYCQTMLFEQGHPVYAKACRRKKIPYPAIDDQGQIVADETWWQRMRAPDPDAEPEA; translated from the coding sequence ATGAGTCCAGAACGCTTCAAACGCATCAACCAGATGCTAGACAACCGCCAGACCGACCTCACCCTGTGTTTGGACAAGGTACACAAGACCAACAATATCGCTGCGGTGATCCGCACCGCCGACGCCGTGGGCATACATCAAATTCACGCCGTCTGGCCCGATATCGAGATGCGTGTCTCGGGCAATACCGCCTCGGGTAGCCAGCAGTGGGTCAAGACCATCAAGCACTACCACATGGATGAAGCCGCGGCCCAGTTCAAGGCGGCGGGCATGCAGATTTTGGCCACCAACTTCTCGGAAACCGCCGTGGATTTTCGCGACATCGACTATACCAAGCCGACAGTAGTGATCATGGGCAACGAGCGCGACGGCGTCAGCGAGGAAGGCCTTGCCATTGCCGATCAGCAGATCATCATTCCCATGATAGGCATGGTGCAGTCCCTCAACGTGTCTGTGGCCTCTGCCCTGGTGATGTATGAAGCTCAGCGTCAACGCGCCCAGGCCGGCATGTATGGCCAGCGCACCCTAGACGACGCCTACTGCCAGACCATGCTGTTCGAGCAGGGCCACCCCGTCTATGCCAAGGCCTGTCGACGCAAGAAGATCCCCTATCCCGCCATCGACGACCAGGGGCAAATTGTCGCCGACGAGACCTGGTGGCAACGGATGCGCGCCCCGGACCCGGACGCCGAGCCAGAAGCCTAA